Proteins encoded together in one Synechococcales cyanobacterium T60_A2020_003 window:
- a CDS encoding response regulator: MYEQKAAQDRVVNIVLVEDDEVDVMNIQRAFKRANIVNPLYIASNGLEALDILRGKSDKYTHLPSERRLVLLDLNMPKMGGIEFLNELRADEALRATPVVVLTTSNQDQDRVEAYNLNVAGYLLKPVTFATFAELMVALNKYWTLCEMP; the protein is encoded by the coding sequence ATGTACGAGCAAAAAGCAGCCCAGGATCGAGTGGTCAATATCGTGTTAGTCGAAGATGACGAAGTGGATGTTATGAATATTCAGCGAGCTTTCAAGCGTGCGAATATTGTCAATCCGCTCTATATTGCCTCTAACGGTCTTGAAGCCTTGGATATTCTACGAGGTAAAAGTGACAAGTACACGCATCTTCCGAGTGAGCGTCGGTTGGTGCTTCTGGATTTAAATATGCCGAAAATGGGTGGCATCGAGTTCTTGAATGAGTTGCGAGCCGATGAAGCGCTGCGGGCAACACCAGTGGTGGTTCTAACAACATCTAATCAAGATCAAGACCGAGTCGAAGCCTACAATCTCAATGTCGCTGGCTACTTACTTAAACCCGTGACCTTTGCGACCTTTGCTGAGTTGATGGTGGCTCTTAATAAGTACTGGACTCTATGCGAGATGCCGTAG